acgcaggcctggccagggccccggggcgctggatcccattagcgctgggcctggggcaggcgctcgagtcgcccctgcccccacagagcccggggccaggccagcccaggtccctctgggtcaggggctggtgtcccgtgcgggcggtgccgccctccgggaggcacagcgagacgaggcagggcacggtgacggcgggccggagcctccgggcccccgccctcaccgccacgctctgcccccgaggcccgcgagcatcgagctgccccgtggacgcggggggcagagggtcccgggcctgtgcggggcctcggggcagcgggctcagcgccgccctggctctgccctggctgtgcccgtcactgcccagcgaggggcacgagctgcagtggccgcggggcaggaagggtgtcctgggcccgacagcgtcatccctagggggctggggggaccgcgtgatgggagtcccgggggtgctccagggcccggtccgtcgcggggcctctggggtggcccaggcaggtgccaaatggaaggagaccccgttttctgtcttgaagcccgccgtgtcccggggccgcctgcctgcaccgccttgttgccccgggagggtggggagggagttccaccgccggggctggggggcaagttggacgatggcctggccgggagggggtccgggcggctcaggccgggcggctgggcccggggaggccggctcctccaccctgggcggtggctcagaggccggagaagggaggagaggcccgggcgccggggacactggctccaggcccaggggcctcgtggggaactcctcaggtcccgctggaaagaggccgacggggtcagcgtctccagcaggctgtgtgtcccccgctgggggccccgggggtcctcacggctcccgcgtgacccccccccccccggcctgaccctgtgctcagccccccacactgccgcccgggccctgcagtgggtacccgcccgcccagccctggcctggggtccccgaggctggagcagaagaggagagccccagagatgaggacgggggccccgggggctctgtcccctgtgggcggccccagcaggccgagtcgggaggggccggggccctgagcccacctggcgggggcaggtcgcaccgcatcctgcggagctgggtcatggaggcccgaaggtgtctcagcacggcctcgtcctccagggcccagggctgggccagagagtcctggaggaactcccggagcccttccaggggcagcttcaggaggcgctctgggcggtgggcgagagtcagacccagagggccccgccctggggcccccggggcccccaggccagcggctggggtcccgctgtgcccaggagcgccgcgggcagtgcgctggccggggtggcccctgcccgctgctccactcggggagccccgctgcacccgcctgccccgccgtccccccgccccaggtctgggtgctgctcagagcccagggtcaccgcccctgccccccgcccccggcacacctgggctcccgggggctcacttactcctgtgcaccttgaggatggtataggccatggccgtgagcaccctctccccatccaacacgtaggcatcccacagcttcagggtgagcgagaagggggtctagggggacggcggggtgggaggagcggcctgagcagggcccctggggggctcggctggggctaggctaggcctgccatctggcccccggctgcctgcgacgaggccccgcagcgcccgccccccgccccccgcctccccgtgcgtgccctcctcccagggagatcagggactcccggccgctccgggttccgaccccggccagcacctcccgcacccctgggggcacagactctgcccgcacttgacgacagacaccacgcctcgagaggaccccaggctggccgcccgatgggccgagggcccgtccacaccccgggctgacccggcctcccccgggggagctgaggcagagacgggccgccccccgggacctcgtccagggaccctctgggcttctccaggacgggctgggctgcgagcctcagcctcagcctcaggaccccggggtcgggcctggctcgtctggagggtggggctgagctgggccctccccgggggcagggggcaggtccgggagcgggggtcccggggggggggggcctcacccggccgaggaagcactggagaaaccatttggggctgtagatgccggtggacatctgctcctcgtcctggcgggagggcagggggtgctcaggccccacgccgcggcccctggagccgggtggacgcgctccccgcggcccagcccagccccgagggcgcccccgggccccagggggaggaacgtgaccccaactctgggcagctcggagggagggccatgccccccaccccctgccccgggctccggggacggagcctcaggagctcccactcgcccccactcgccatgtgcttcctcaggtccgggagagctctttggaggacccgctcgtgatgtctctggaacctgaggagcttcgggaagcccgggacgaagaagcctgagaaggccccaggcccccaaggtcagggcctcctcctgcaccaggcggggtggggggtgtcggggcaggggcctccccgccacgccctgacccccgtgtgcccaccgccctcggagccctggctggatccgctcttcccagagggcagggcctgcctcccaggccgggggcgcggggcccggggaccctcgtcctcacagagaccccgcggggcgtgggctgggggctgaggaccgggcccggctgacccagcaccctctctcctgcgggggccgccgcggggacaggcgggtccccagccccgaggggcagcgggtgcaggccaaggggagggtgatgggcgtgcacggccctctgctgtggggcttgggagtgaggctgggggcccccgggagggggagacgctgccccctgggccccgtgtggccgtgggctggcaggggggcctgggggacaagccggcagcccggcgggaggctgggggagcaacgggagtgcgtgcctggcctgcagacggtggggcgggtggccgtggctccgggaccccgaggccaccggggaggcggggcccttgcccgtgggggggcgagctggggggtccccgcctgccccccggtgcagcagcctgcagggaggccctcctgagctccccggcgggcccctaccgtgcatggagtgccggtcgcccaccatcagctgggccagcgcccagaaggcatcctcctcgggcaggaacatgaggaggacggccgcgatctcgctcatgccctggcagtagcccacctcctgcaagagccagagccccacggagggcgtgcgccccgaggccccctctgagccctccccgcgggcgtcaggctcccccggctccctcccagcccgggctcccggagggggctcccagagggcgggggagcaggtgagggccacccggaccagctggggcgcgagcaccccgggccccgctaccgagccctgcggccgccgtgccaggatccccgtcctcaggccagcaggaggggcctccgtgagctgtgccaggctgtaggggacccgccaggtctggagaacccccagagggcaggtcggcgggggggtgggggggcctgactgtggcccctggcaggtcccacgaggggagctgggccaggacaccccgcggggccggggagcgtgtgagctggggtcctcggggacccttctggaatgcgccgtggaagggggcggcctcctgggcgcctcggcctcgttcccttcgggggagtgggagccttccccgcccgggctctcgtcggtagtgccgtctgtcagggtccagacccgagctctaggacggccgcggtgcacgcgggggccccgggcagccccggccctcgggcacgcaggccctgcctcccctgggaggtctgcaccccgccccctgcccgtcccggaggagagagaccctccccggcatctcgggggccgtggagccggggccataactgtgagtcccgctggtcaccaccactcaggacaaggccgcccgcggggcaggaggcgggggcagggacactcaccgtgtcgtacagcgagtaggctgccagtacgcagaacagggctcgctgcctaggaggggggacagcggggggctctgctcagtcagcccccgcccagcgaggccgccgaggtgccgacaccggccccgcaggccccgcggcccgcagggcccctccgcgggggccgatctccggggtcaggtctgcgcacggggacaggcggcgacctcacacgtgcagcgtgccgggggttcagtgcaccctggggtgtccgacgcctccgagcggctcccgccgtggggtgtgcagctccgggctcccccagcgccgccagcgccccgggcctccagccctggagcggcccccccccccccccccgcacgcccccatgggagccagcgctccccctgccccggtccccgcagcccctgacgcctctcctccgctgccctggcctggcccggccccgtgtcccgggaacaccaccagccccacgtgacccctgccccgagcccacgcagccggggcatccgtggccctgagcgcacccccaggtcttcccaggtgtccctgggctggactctgtggggggcaccccgggcccgcccatcccagagcatctcggggctccaggtctgagccgccgtgaggagagcagggaacgtcgtgcaggtgtgaccccgatacaggctgcgaacccctggggtcactatctgagcacgggggggtacggggtgcggccccctcagcgctgccaggagccgcccgatgccccccgcacggcggcctgagtctgcaccccggctccgcggcccccgggcccgggctgctggaggccggctccccccgggccgggggtcacaggtcagcctgacccggccgcgctctgagggccgcgggggccccggggggcagcaggttccctgcagggaggagcaccgagttctcgtggggagacggtccgagcggcccgcccgggaagcccagccacccatgcctggcgtatccccagccccgcccctggcgcccctgcaggtcaccccaggggtcccgggctcccacacaccccgcccgctgcacacacaggtagctgcaccctatgctccacccacctgcaagcccctgtcggggggctccctgccttccccacctccccgcggcccctggggactctgcgggacacccgggcttctgacgggagcaggccgtccagagaaccccaaggtggccggggaggctgagcatgtcccacagggggcagctgcaccgcgtcctcgtgggggtggggtggggtgggggtgggggcgggaccgatagtgtaggggtgggggtctggggttgtgggggatggcgtggggggtgatgcagggggatggcgtgggggcggtgggtgaggggatggggtggggggctgcggacacagggcacccccttctctaaggtgcacacggagacgtctacagataaaggcgaccccagtctggggtttgctgtgacccctgcccctgcccctggggccccgtgtgctccgcgcagggcctgcctggaccggggcggcgtcatgccgtgtgtgctcaccaagtgcaaattgtctaaaacaaaatgcccagaattcagaagtacataaagcaccggagggtgggtgtcaccctgacctgtccgaccctcgtcgggtccacgtgtcccggtccagccgcggccatgcaccctggccccaggtccccttcgtgccccccacgcccccaccccggccccctgctcttcacggggccgcccctcacccccttggggttcagctcagacggtgacccctggaggccccgtcctgcggcctccccatccccgagaccctggggttgggggcacgggggtcatccccagcaccctaccacgtggcagtgtgttgtttgctgccgtcgctccccccggcctcggagaccccgtgtccccagcacagaagcccccgggcctctcccaggccgggcccccgacccccgaaccccgctggcccagcagcctcacccgaccccgtagcggtcccagaacatggtgtgactgcggaacgtgcggttgacgtccaggtcgatctgcacgatgtcccgggag
This window of the Vulpes vulpes isolate BD-2025 unplaced genomic scaffold, VulVul3 u000000847, whole genome shotgun sequence genome carries:
- the LOC140597633 gene encoding uncharacterized protein; this encodes MSTGIYSPKWFLQCFLGRTPFSLTLKLWDAYVLDGERVLTAMAYTILKVHRKRLLKLPLEGLREFLQDSLAQPWALEDEAVLRHLRASMTQLRRMRCDLPPPAGPEEFPTRPLGLEPVSPAPGPLLPSPASEPPPRVEEPASPGPAARPEPPGPPPGQAIVQLAPQPRRWNSLPTLPGQQGGAGRRPRDTAGFKTENGVSFHLAPAWATPEAPRRTGPWSTPGTPITRSPQPPRDDAVGPRTPFLPRGHCSSCPSLGSDGHSQGRARAALSPLPRGPAQARDPLPPASTGQLDARGPRGQSVAVRAGARRLRPAVTVPCLVSLCLPEGGTARTGHQPLTQRDLGWPGPGLCGGRGDSSACPRPSANGIQRPGALARPAFWPRAERALSQQDVASWALGVPHRPRSLT